A single Agromyces sp. CF514 DNA region contains:
- a CDS encoding carboxylesterase, which translates to MTDDITPDAPDTIVLVHGLWMTPRSWRGWKERFEAKGFTVLTPAYPGFEIEVEALREQPDLIAKLTVPETVDHIAAQIEALPKPPIIIGHSFGGTLTQLLLARGLGAAGVVVDSAPTEGVRMTPLSQAKSLFPALKNPANLHRAVAFTPEEFHYAFANTLSREDSDAVWEEFAIPAPGNWIWAYGLIANFKPGHQETWVDYAKDRAPLLFIGGEKDHIMPPSVNKSNAKHYAKSPALTEYVEFPGRSHWICAEPGWEEVADHALEWALANARSTVAASA; encoded by the coding sequence ATGACCGACGACATCACCCCCGACGCCCCCGACACGATCGTGCTCGTGCACGGCCTCTGGATGACCCCGCGCAGTTGGCGCGGCTGGAAGGAGCGCTTCGAGGCCAAGGGATTCACGGTGCTCACGCCCGCCTACCCGGGGTTCGAGATCGAGGTCGAGGCCCTGCGCGAGCAGCCCGACCTCATCGCGAAGCTCACCGTGCCCGAGACCGTCGACCACATCGCCGCCCAGATCGAGGCGCTGCCGAAGCCGCCGATCATCATCGGGCATTCCTTCGGCGGCACCCTCACCCAACTGCTGCTGGCCCGCGGGCTCGGCGCGGCCGGCGTCGTCGTCGATTCGGCGCCCACCGAGGGCGTGCGCATGACGCCGCTGTCGCAGGCGAAGTCGCTGTTCCCGGCGCTGAAGAACCCCGCGAACCTCCACCGCGCGGTCGCGTTCACGCCGGAGGAGTTCCACTACGCATTCGCGAACACGCTCTCGCGCGAGGACTCCGACGCCGTCTGGGAGGAGTTCGCGATCCCCGCCCCCGGCAACTGGATCTGGGCCTACGGGCTCATCGCGAACTTCAAGCCCGGCCACCAGGAGACGTGGGTCGACTACGCGAAGGACCGCGCGCCGCTCCTGTTCATCGGCGGCGAGAAGGACCACATCATGCCGCCGAGCGTGAACAAGTCGAACGCCAAGCACTACGCGAAGTCGCCCGCGCTCACCGAGTACGTGGAGTTCCCGGGCCGCTCGCACTGGATCTGCGCCGAGCCCGGCTGGGAGGAGGTCGCCGACCACGCCCTCGAATGGGCGCTCGCGAACGCCAGGTCGACCGTGGCGGCGAGCGCGTAG
- a CDS encoding DUF1003 domain-containing protein yields MERTNANPDALAEQSRKAGEHATSIATTRPLVNWHDLAEQRRRFGERAADALRNGMGSWAFVATFIVFMVVWAILNTIDGVAWDVYPFILLNLFLSMLAGLQGAILLIAAKRQDALSAALAQHDYDTNVAAAADIAELRKTNLEQTAMIQELLAFLREEQARRESGGAGAVAGSAGAETGSVGRPES; encoded by the coding sequence ATGGAGCGAACGAACGCGAACCCGGATGCCCTTGCGGAGCAGAGCCGGAAGGCCGGCGAACATGCGACGTCGATCGCGACGACGCGCCCCCTCGTCAACTGGCACGACCTCGCCGAGCAACGTCGACGGTTCGGCGAACGCGCCGCCGACGCGCTTCGGAACGGCATGGGCAGTTGGGCGTTCGTCGCCACCTTCATCGTGTTCATGGTCGTGTGGGCGATCCTGAACACGATCGACGGCGTGGCGTGGGACGTCTACCCGTTCATCCTGCTGAACCTGTTCCTGAGCATGCTCGCTGGCCTGCAGGGCGCGATCCTGCTCATCGCGGCGAAACGGCAGGATGCGCTCTCGGCCGCCCTCGCGCAGCACGACTACGACACGAACGTCGCGGCCGCGGCCGACATCGCCGAACTGCGCAAGACCAACCTCGAGCAGACGGCGATGATCCAGGAGCTGCTCGCGTTCCTGCGTGAGGAGCAGGCTCGTCGAGAGTCCGGCGGCGCGGGCGCAGTCGCCGGCAGCGCCGGCGCAGAGACCGGAAGCGTGGGCCGCCCGGAGTCCTGA
- a CDS encoding CPBP family intramembrane glutamic endopeptidase, giving the protein MTRGTARAALIAYFIVLIPLVALLSTLVIANPEQTAYVYAVMFAPAASALLAWPISGVRPRFGRFGWRSLVLPVGLIAIVGLGYLLGGLAGILQGTGDASPDPVSLAIGIPTSIALALGEELGWRGYLLPQLRRVTGFWAANAVVAGVWFLFHLPIILWAAYAPTDRPLVVALLWFAVNLALFSFTIGALWELTHDVWMPAIAHGLWNVVVADLLPGAFDDSPSWLLGEFGFVPVLPLVVALLLALLLSRGRRPARLDLRAGSSAEG; this is encoded by the coding sequence ATGACGCGAGGAACGGCACGCGCGGCGCTGATCGCGTACTTCATCGTCCTGATCCCGCTCGTCGCGCTCCTCTCCACCCTCGTCATCGCGAACCCCGAACAGACGGCCTACGTCTACGCCGTGATGTTCGCGCCCGCGGCGTCGGCGCTCCTGGCCTGGCCGATCTCGGGCGTGCGGCCGCGGTTCGGGCGGTTCGGGTGGCGGAGCCTCGTCCTCCCCGTCGGACTCATCGCGATCGTCGGCCTCGGGTACCTCCTCGGAGGCCTCGCCGGCATCCTTCAAGGAACGGGCGACGCGTCGCCCGACCCGGTGTCGCTCGCCATCGGCATCCCCACCTCGATCGCGCTCGCGCTCGGCGAGGAGCTCGGCTGGCGCGGGTACCTCCTGCCGCAGTTGCGTCGGGTGACGGGGTTCTGGGCGGCGAACGCCGTCGTCGCGGGGGTCTGGTTCCTGTTCCACCTGCCGATCATCCTGTGGGCGGCGTACGCGCCCACCGATCGGCCCCTTGTGGTCGCACTCCTCTGGTTCGCGGTGAACCTGGCGTTGTTCTCCTTCACGATCGGCGCACTCTGGGAGCTCACGCACGACGTCTGGATGCCTGCGATCGCGCACGGGCTGTGGAACGTGGTCGTCGCCGACCTGCTGCCGGGCGCGTTCGACGACAGCCCGTCGTGGCTGCTGGGCGAGTTCGGGTTCGTCCCGGTGCTCCCGCTCGTGGTCGCCCTGCTGCTCGCTCTCCTGCTCTCACGCGGTCGGCGGCCGGCGCGTCTCGACCTGCGCGCCGGAAGCTCGGCCGAGGGCTGA
- a CDS encoding MBL fold metallo-hydrolase, protein MRLTRIGGPTVLVELDGWRLLVDPTFDPAGRHYSFGWGTGSTKTAGPAIGVDDLGPIDVALVSHDHHDDNLDDAGRAMLPSAGAVVTTASGAGRLAQGEPGRRVPADRLHGLVAGQTVTLAAPRPGLPTLVITATPCRHGPPLTHPIVGDVIGFAVRRKGEEQVALWITGDTVLFGPLRRVAEELSIDVMLANVGGVRFGVTGPLRFTMTGRDVVDLVGIAAPRVATFAHYDGWSHFVDGEAGLRDAIDASAASVHDRAVWLVDGVAVEV, encoded by the coding sequence ATGAGGCTGACGCGCATCGGCGGGCCGACCGTGCTCGTCGAACTCGACGGATGGCGCCTGCTCGTGGACCCGACGTTCGACCCCGCTGGCCGGCACTACTCGTTCGGCTGGGGCACCGGCTCGACCAAGACGGCCGGTCCGGCGATCGGCGTCGACGACCTCGGACCGATCGACGTCGCGCTCGTCAGCCACGACCATCACGACGACAACCTCGACGACGCCGGGCGTGCCATGCTGCCCTCCGCCGGCGCCGTGGTGACCACGGCGAGCGGTGCCGGGCGGCTCGCGCAGGGCGAGCCCGGTCGTCGGGTGCCGGCCGACCGGCTCCACGGACTCGTGGCGGGGCAGACGGTCACGCTGGCCGCGCCGCGCCCCGGCCTGCCGACGCTCGTGATCACCGCGACGCCGTGCCGGCACGGGCCGCCGCTGACGCACCCGATCGTCGGCGACGTCATCGGGTTCGCCGTGCGTCGCAAGGGCGAGGAGCAGGTCGCGCTGTGGATCACCGGCGACACCGTGCTCTTCGGGCCGCTTCGGCGGGTGGCCGAGGAGCTCTCGATCGACGTCATGCTCGCGAACGTGGGCGGCGTGCGGTTCGGGGTGACCGGCCCGTTGCGGTTCACCATGACCGGCCGCGACGTCGTCGACCTCGTCGGCATCGCGGCTCCGCGGGTCGCGACGTTCGCGCACTACGACGGCTGGTCGCACTTCGTCGACGGCGAGGCGGGCCTGCGCGACGCGATCGACGCGTCCGCGGCATCCGTGCACGACCGGGCCGTGTGGCTGGTCGACGGGGTCGCGGTCGAGGTCTGA